The bacterium genome contains the following window.
TATAGTTAATTCCATAACGCTTTACAAAATGTATGGGTTTAGATAATCTTAAGGAAAACTTTATATAAAATTTTGAATTTTGAATGTTGAATTTTGAATTAAAAGGGGAAAAATTTTATAAAACTTAACCTTTTTCAATTCAAAATTCAAAATTTAGAATTCAAAATTTCTTAAATACTATTTTTGCACTAAGTAATGGAAGATACTATAAGTAATAGGTTTTTTGCTAACCCTTTATTTTAGTTATAGATAAGAATAAAAGTAGGGTGAATTCCATATTACTTTTAAAAATAGAATTCAATCTCTAAAATATTCCAAGAAACTCTTGAGGGTTAATTTTTATTATTCCTTAAAAATCAATAAGTTAGAAGCCCACAAAGAAGGTCTTGGTCGGCTGGGGGTGGGTAGCAGGATTGGAAGAGAAAATTTAGAAAAAGAAAATCAAAAAATCCTCTCCTTTCACCCGTCAGATTTAGTTCGTAAAGAAATTTGGCTCCGCGGACAGGACTCGAACCTGTAACCTAGTGGTTAACAGCCACCCACTCTACCATTGAGCTACCGCGGATTATTCTATTTTTTCAAGGATAAGACCAATAGCTGTGCCTGACAAAAGAAAATAGGAAAATATCTTTATCTGGTTTTTCTCCTTTGTTAATCTTTTATTCTCCAATTTAAGCATTTCTATCTCAAGCCGTTGGGATTCCAATTCTATTTCCTTTTCTTTTATCAAAGCCTTTAGTTCATTTATTGCCGAGGTTAAATTCTCCTCTTTCTTTACAAGATCATCCCTTTCTTTTATTGTTTTAACAAGCTCTGCCTCCTTCTCTGATAAAGCCTCTTTTAAGGAAGTATTTTCTATCTGTATTTTATTCAAAACCCCCTCAAGCTCTGTAATCTTTTCCTTCATTACCGCGATTAGCTCTGCTGTCTCAGAGGGAATAGGCCCTTTAATCTCTCCTATAATCTTATCAATATATTTATCCTTTTCTTCTATGCTCATCTTTATTGCCTCCCTCTTCTCCTTTAGCACCTCAAGGAGCATCTTTGCTTCCTCATAGCCTATTGCCAGCTCCTCACCAGGGTAAATAAGATCAGGGTTTGTGAATTTATTATATTTTTTAAATTCCTCCCATTTTAATGGGTCTTTCCAATATATCTTTGCAAGATACCAAAGTGTATCGCCCTGCTTTATAATTATCTTCTTTGTCTTCTCACTTGGTGTAATCTTTGCAAAGCTAAAAGGGCTAAATACCAATTGAAATATAACCAATAATGATACTATTCTTTTCATTTTAATGAAGCATCAATAAGGGAGGATAATTTTTTTACCCTCTCATAAACCTTCCTCTTTGTTTTAAATAGCTCATCTGCAATCTCCAATGAGGTAAGAATGGCAAGCTTATCCAGAGGAAGATTGGGAAGATTTTTGTATATCTCCTTTATCTTTTTATCCACATAGCCTGCAACTATTTTTGTTGTCTTTTCTTCCTCATCAGAGACAAGGGTATATGCCTTACCCATAATCTCTACAGAAACCTTATTCATATCTCATCAAGCTTTGAAATTATCCTTTCAATCTTTCCTTTTATGAGCTTTCTTTCCTCTTTTAACCTCTCATTCTCTTCTTTAAGCCCACTTGCATCCCCTTCTTGGCTTTTAAGCTTTTTGAATTCTGCAATAAGCTTTTCTATTTTTTCCTCTAATATATCAAATTCTTCCATCTTTTAATTATAACAAAAGTAGAAAGCCCTTGTCAAATATGTTTTTTTATTGTAAAATAAAGCAATGAAGGTTTTATTTATTGGTGATATTGTGGGAAGGAAGGGAAGGAGGATTCTTAAGGAGATAATTCCAAGATTAAAGGGAGAAAGGCACATAGACCTAATAATTGCAAATGGCGAGAATGCCGCAGGTGGATTTGGGATTACAAAGAAGGTAGCAGATGAAATATTTGCTTGTGGGGTTGATATTATAACAGGTGGAAACCATATATTTGCAAAGAAGGAAATCTATGAAATAATGGATTCCCTTCCTATTTTAAGGGCACTTAATTATCCACCCAGTGTTCCAGGAAGGGGATTTATTTTTAAGCCCTGCAAAGGAGAAAATGTTTGTGTAGTAAGCCTCTGTGGACGGGTGTTTATGGATTCCCTTGATTGCCCATTCAGGGCAATTGATGGCCTTTTGGAAGAGATAAAAGAAAAGGCAAAGATAATCATTGTTGATGTCCATGCCGAGGCAACCTCTGAAAAGGTTGCTCTAGGCTGGTTTCTTGATGGAAGGGTCTCTGCTGTGATTGGAACCCATACCCATATTCCAACCGCTGATCCTAAAATCCTTCCAAAGGGAACGGCCTATATCACTGATGTTGGAATGGTTGGGGCAGGAAATTCTGTTATAGGTATAAAAAAGGAGCTTGTGCTTAAGAGATTTCTCCTTTTAATTCCGGTTAGATTTGAAATGGCAGAGGATGAAGGAATCTTTGGCGGAGCTTATATTGATATAGATGAGAAAACAGGCAAAGCTTCATCCATTGAGCAAATTCAAATTCAAGGGCTATAATCCTTCATAAAGCCTCTCTATATCTTCTATCAGCCTTTTCTCTGTATATTTTTTTGAATTTTCCCTTGCCTTTTCTCCCATTTCCTTTGCCCTTTCTTTGTCTAAAATAATGGTTTTTATAGCATCTGCTAATGCTTCGGGATTCTTTGGAGGAATAAGGATGCCTGTATCAGGAGAGACAAGGGTTGAAACACCTCCCACATCTGTTGCAACAACGGGAATTCCAGATGCCTGTGCTTCAATGATTGCAACGGGAAGCCCCTCATTTAATGATGATAAAACAAAGCAATTAAGATCTGCATAAATAATCTCAAGGTCTTTTCTAAATCCAAGGAAAAGGACATTTTTCTCTATTCCCAGGTCTTTAGCCTTTTTCTCCAATTCCTTTCTAAGATAGCCATCTCCCGCGATGACAAAAAGGGCATCAATCTCTTTTAAAACAATAGCAGATGCTTCTAAAAATGTTCCTATATCCTTTATGGGAACAAGCCTTGCAATTGTTCCAATCAGGGGTTTGTCAGAAATCCCAAGCTCATTTCTTAAAATACCCTTTTTTTCAGAAATGTCATAAAACCTATCAAGGGAAAGGCCTAGGGGAATAACGATAACCTTATTTCTATTTCCTATGCCAAATTTTAAAATCTCATCCCTCTGGCTCTCGGTTAATGTAATTATCCTTGTTGAGATAAGGGAAAGCCATCTTTCAATGATAATAAAAAATAGGGTCTTTAGCCTTCCAAAGTATGAATGTAGGGTGTGTCCATGGAATGTATGGATGATTATAGGAACGCCGCAAAGCCAGGCACAAAGCCTTCCTAACATCCCTGCTTTGCTCAAGTGGCTATGCACAATATCTGGTTTTATCTTCCTGATTATGCCGATAAGCTTAAAAAATGTGATAATATCCTTTATGGGAGAGATCTCCCTTTGAAGCTCTGGAATAAAGATTATATCAATATTTCTATTTTTTGCCTCAGAAAGCATACTTCCCTCCTCCTTTCCCTCTTTTCCAACCACAAGATATGTCTTAAATTTCTCTTTAAGACCTTCGCTTAACAATATTGTATGGATAGAGGGACCTCCAATGTTAAGACGGGTGATTATCCTTAAAACTGTTTTCATTTTACTTTGGCCTTCCTACAGGGACGATGTATAATGGTTGCTCCATATTCTCCATACCAATTACTCCCTTTACCTCCTCATCATAAAAAGCACCAATAGAGACCGAGCCCAATCCCAAGCTAATTGCTTGAAGATGAAGGTTCTGCACAGCATGACCTGCCTCTATGTGCACATACCTTATCCCCCTCTCTCCATATTTTCCTGTTGTTCTCTCATATATTGCTGAAACAACAAAAACACAGGGAGCATCTTTTACCCAACTCTGATTTAGGGCTACCCTACAGAGTTCTTTACGCTTATCAATCTTTGAGATTCTAATTAATCTATGGGCTTGAGGGATGTATTTGTAGACTCCAGGGCCAAGTTCCTTTGCTAAACCTACAACTACATATACCTCTAAGGGATAGAGTGCACCCGCTGAAGGAGCGGTTCTAAAACCCCTTTTATCAGTTACTCCTTGGGTAGCCCAAAGGAGCTGGGAGATTTCAGATAGGGAAATTGGTTCATTTTTATATTCCCTTATTGACCTTCTCTTTACCAATGCCTCCTCTAGAGAGATATTGCTTTTATACCTAGGTTTGGGTAACTCTATAGTCTCCTTTCTATCCAAATTTACTTGAGAGAGATACATCAATAAAACCAAAACCTCCATTTTTATAAAAGAATAGAGAAAGGATAAAAATCCTATGAAAGAATTGCAATAAATATTTTAATATCCTTGCCAAGCCCCCTTTTATATCGTATAATAGCGAAGAGATTTTGCCATTTAATACAAGCTAAATGAACATAATGCTCATTGCTGGTGAGGCATCAGGAGATCTCTATGGAGGTTATCTTTCCAGAGAGATAAGGAAGATACGAGAGGATATTAGCCTTTTTGGAATGGGCGGAAGGCTGATGGAAAAAGAGGGTGTTGAGATTCTTTTTCCCATTTCCCTTGATATCGTGGGAGCAATGGATGTAATTTTTAAAATCCCAAAGGCAATCTTTTTATTAAATAATCTCCTAAGGGTAGCAAAGGAAAGAAAACCAGATAAGGTTGTCTTGATAGATTTTGCTGAATTTAACCTCTGGCTTCTTAAAAATCTTGTAAAGCTTAATATAAAAACAGCCTGGCTTTTTCCACCCACCGCTTGGATTTGGAGAAAGAATAGGATAAAAATTATTAAAAAGGCAGGGCTTATCTTATCAACCCTTCCTTTGGAAAGGGATTTTTATAAAAAAGAGGGTGCAAATGTTGTTTTTATAGGGCATCCCTTGCTTGATATTGTAAAGATAAATGGAAATTTTGTTGATAAGAAAAAACCTGTGATTTCTTTTCTTCCAGGAAGCAGAAAAAAAGAGATAGAGAGGCATCTTCCCATTATGGTTAAGGTGGCAAAAGCCCTTGGTGATATAGAGCTTTTTCTTATCCTTGCAGAGGGAATTGAAAGAGAAATAATAGAAAAATATATTAAAGGCTTAAATATTTCTATTGTTCCCCATTCTTATGATATAATGGCACAATCAGACCTACTTATTACATCCTCTGGAACAGCAACCCTTGAGGGAGCAATCCTTGGAATACCAATGATTGTTATCTATAAGATGGATAAAATATCATTCTTCCTTGCAAAAGCCTTTGTTAAAACAAAATATGTTGCTCTTCCAAATATCATTAGAGGAGAAAAAATTGTCCCAGAATTTCTGCAAGATGAGGCAAATCCTTCCAATATTGTAAAGGAGGCCCTCTTAATTTTAAACGATGAAAAAAAAAGAAAAGAGATTAAACTTAAGCTTTCCCATATCAAAGATGCAATTGGCCCATCTGGAGCAATCAAAAGGGCAGCAAGGGCTATAATTGACCTATGAGAGCATTTTCTTTATTTCTTTTTATTTCTTCCCTTGCCCTTTGTGAGGAGCTCGTTTATAATGTAAAGATATTAGGAATAAATGTAGGAAGACAAAGGATAATAACAAAGGAAGAGGGTGGTGAAATAATGATAATATCTGATACAAAGACAAATAAATTCTTTTCAAGATTTTATAAACTAGATGACCACATTGAAACCCTTGTTGATAAAAAGACATTGCTTCCTATTATTATTAAAGAAAAAATAGAGGAAGGGAAAGAAAAAAAGGAGCTTTTAACCTATCTTTCCCAAGATGGATTAGAAGCCACAATAATTGAGGGAGATATTAGAAGCCAGATGAAGCTCTCCAAAGAAACATTTAATATTCCATCCCTTATCAATCTCCTTAGAAACAAAGAGCTAAAGGTTGGAAATAAAGAGATTTTTTCTATAATAACATTAGGGAAAATAGAGGATATAGAGGTGCAGGTAGAAAGCCTTGAAAATATATATTTTGAAGGAGAGAGAGAGGTTGTATTTAAGGTTGTAGCTAAAGATGTGGCTATTTGGTTTTTAAGGGAAGATAGTATTCCCCTTATAATAGAGGTAAAGCTTAAATGTGGTCTTGCCCTTAAAGGGTATTTGAAAAGATGAAACCTCCAATAATTGCAGGAAATTGGAAGATGAATAAGGGGGTAAAGGAGGCAGAGGATTTGACCTCAGGAATCCTTGAGATGGTAAAGGGTATAGATGATAGGGAGGTTGTTTTGTGTCCACCATTTACCGCACTCTATAGGGTATCAGAGCTATTAAAGGCCAAAACTATTAAACTTGGTGCGCAAGACCTTTTTTATGAAGAAAATGGAGCTTGGACAGGTGAAATATCTGCATCCATGCTTACTGATTTGGGTTGCAAATATGTTATTATTGGACATTCTGAAAGGAGGCAAATTCTTAAAGAGGATGATATAATAATAAACAAGAAGATAAAACAGGCATTAAAATATAGCCTTTCTCCCATATTTTGTGTGGGAGAAACCGAAAAAGAAAGAAAGGAAGGAAGGGAAAAAGAAATTGTAGAAAGGCAAATTAGATTAGGACTTAAAGAGATTGACCTTACATTCCGCATTCCCTTTGTGATTGCCTACGAGCCTGTCTGGGCAATTGGAACGGGGAATACCTGCAAAGAGGAAGAGGCAGAAAAAATGCACATTTTTATTAGAGGGCTAATCTCCAAATTATATACAAATGATTTGGCAGAGGAAATGAGGATTTTATATGGAGGCTCTGTAAAGCCCGATAATATTGATGCAATTATGAAGATGCCAAATATAGATGGCTGCCTTGTGGGCGGTGCAAGCCTAAACATTGAATCCTTTTGCAGGATAGTTGAGTTTAGTTGAGGGAGGAGATATTAAAAAACTTAAGCATAGAAACAGAAGGAAAGATTATTTTCCTTGTTATGGATGGCCTAGGTGGTCTTCCAATAAATGGAAAAACAGAGCTTGAAGCTGCAAATAAGCCAAACATTGATAGCCTATGCAAAGAATCAATACTTGGGCTTATGGATCCAATTGGCCCGGGGGTAACGCCGGGCTCAGGCCCTGCACATTTGGCTCTTTTTGGCTATGACCCTTTAAAATATGATATTGGAAGGGGGCTTTTGTCTGCTTTGGGAATTGGCTTTCCCCTTTCTAGCTCTGATGTTTGTGCAAGGGGAAACTTCTGCACAATAGAAAATGGGATAATAACGGATAGGAGGGCAGGAAGGATAGCGACAGAGAAAAACAGGGAGCTTTGTGAAATTCTTTCAAAGATAGAGATAGAAGGTATTAAAATATTTACCATCCCTGAAAAAGAGCATAGATTTGTTGTTATATTTAGGGGAGAAGACCTATGTTCTTGTCTTTTAGATTCAGACCCGCAAATTACAGGTGTTCCTCCATTAAATGTTCTACCAAAGATAGAGGTTGCTACAGGGTCAGCAGAAATTGTAAATCAATGGATTTCTAAAGCAGGTGAGGTTTTAAAGGAGCAATATCCAGCAAATATGGTTTTGCTGCGTGGTTTTGCAAGCTATCTTAATATCCCAAGCTTTAAGGAATTGTATAAGCTTAATTCTTGTTGTATTGCAACATACCCAATGTATAAAGGGCTTGCAAGCCTTGTTGGAATGGATGTTCTGGATTGTGGGGAAAGCTTAGAAACCCAAGTTAATACTTTGCATTCAAGCTTTTCTTCTTATAACTTTTTCTTTTTCCATATAAAAGGAACGGACAAAAAAGGAGAAGATGGAGATTATGAAGGAAAGGTAAAGGTAATTGAGGATGTAGACAAAATTATTCCAGAAATACTTAAGTTAAATCCAGATCTTTTTGTCATAACAGGAGACCATTCAACGCCAGCCCTTTTAAAATCCCATTCCTGGCATCCGGTTCCCTTAATCCTTTATTCAAAATATTGCATTCCAGATGGGATAAAGGAATTTTCTGAAAGAAGCGCATCAAAAGGCTCTTTGAGGAGGTTTCCCATGCAAGAGCTAATGGGGCTTGTCTTAGGATATTCAAAGAAGCTTATAAAATACGGAGCATAAAAGGGATTTAGGAATTCCAATTATTCAATCACGGCACTAAATACAATTGTAAATTTTCATATTTCAACGAGGGGACAATCTGCCCATAATATCTCAAGCTGATAAAAAGACCTGTATTCTTCTTCAAATATATTAACAATAACACTTCCATAGTCAATAAGCGTCCACCCCTTTGCATCTTCTATATGTAAGGGTTTTATATTTTTCTTTATTGCTTTATAGATTTCCTCAATAATTGCCTTTGTTTGAACATCAGAGCGCGAGGTTAGAATAATAAGAAAATCTGAGATAGGGGATTTTTTGGCTATATTAAAAACCTTTATATCCTCTGCCTTCTTTGAAAAAGCTGCCTTAACTACCTTTTTTGCTATGCTTTTTGGGTACATATACTATTCCACAAGGAAACTGTCCTTGGATGAAGGAGGGAGCCTTTTTTAAGAACATATTCTATTTTTTTCTTTATGACCTCCCTTAAAACACCCTCAATATCCCTTTTTGCCCTATCCAATAAATCTCCATCTGGACAGGTTTCAAGGTAATCAGCGATATAAAGAATCTTTGAAAGCAAGGGCATATTTGCCATTCCTGTTGAATGAAATTTTATTGCATTAAGAATTTCTTCCTCTTCAATATTAAATCTTTCCTTTGCCATACAAGCACCAATTGCTCCATGCCAAAGCCCTGGTTCTCTTTTTTCTATTCTATCAAGCCCTATTTTATATTTTTCAATAAGGCTTTTCATCTCATCCTTTGGAATGTCTTTGGCAATATCATGGAGGTAGGAGATGAGCTCTAATTTTTCTTTATCAACATTGTAATGAGATGAAATCTCACAAGCAATCCTTTTTACCTCTTGAATATGAAAAAGCCTTTCCTTTGTCATAAGAGATGCAAGCTCTTTTTCTATATCCCTCATTCTATTTTAT
Protein-coding sequences here:
- a CDS encoding LysM peptidoglycan-binding domain-containing protein: MKRIVSLLVIFQLVFSPFSFAKITPSEKTKKIIIKQGDTLWYLAKIYWKDPLKWEEFKKYNKFTNPDLIYPGEELAIGYEEAKMLLEVLKEKREAIKMSIEEKDKYIDKIIGEIKGPIPSETAELIAVMKEKITELEGVLNKIQIENTSLKEALSEKEAELVKTIKERDDLVKKEENLTSAINELKALIKEKEIELESQRLEIEMLKLENKRLTKEKNQIKIFSYFLLSGTAIGLILEKIE
- a CDS encoding cell division protein ZapA — translated: MNKVSVEIMGKAYTLVSDEEEKTTKIVAGYVDKKIKEIYKNLPNLPLDKLAILTSLEIADELFKTKRKVYERVKKLSSLIDASLK
- a CDS encoding TIGR00282 family metallophosphoesterase — encoded protein: MKVLFIGDIVGRKGRRILKEIIPRLKGERHIDLIIANGENAAGGFGITKKVADEIFACGVDIITGGNHIFAKKEIYEIMDSLPILRALNYPPSVPGRGFIFKPCKGENVCVVSLCGRVFMDSLDCPFRAIDGLLEEIKEKAKIIIVDVHAEATSEKVALGWFLDGRVSAVIGTHTHIPTADPKILPKGTAYITDVGMVGAGNSVIGIKKELVLKRFLLLIPVRFEMAEDEGIFGGAYIDIDEKTGKASSIEQIQIQGL
- a CDS encoding glycosyltransferase family 4 protein; amino-acid sequence: MKTVLRIITRLNIGGPSIHTILLSEGLKEKFKTYLVVGKEGKEEGSMLSEAKNRNIDIIFIPELQREISPIKDIITFFKLIGIIRKIKPDIVHSHLSKAGMLGRLCAWLCGVPIIIHTFHGHTLHSYFGRLKTLFFIIIERWLSLISTRIITLTESQRDEILKFGIGNRNKVIVIPLGLSLDRFYDISEKKGILRNELGISDKPLIGTIARLVPIKDIGTFLEASAIVLKEIDALFVIAGDGYLRKELEKKAKDLGIEKNVLFLGFRKDLEIIYADLNCFVLSSLNEGLPVAIIEAQASGIPVVATDVGGVSTLVSPDTGILIPPKNPEALADAIKTIILDKERAKEMGEKARENSKKYTEKRLIEDIERLYEGL
- a CDS encoding SagB/ThcOx family dehydrogenase encodes the protein MEVLVLLMYLSQVNLDRKETIELPKPRYKSNISLEEALVKRRSIREYKNEPISLSEISQLLWATQGVTDKRGFRTAPSAGALYPLEVYVVVGLAKELGPGVYKYIPQAHRLIRISKIDKRKELCRVALNQSWVKDAPCVFVVSAIYERTTGKYGERGIRYVHIEAGHAVQNLHLQAISLGLGSVSIGAFYDEEVKGVIGMENMEQPLYIVPVGRPK
- the lpxB gene encoding lipid-A-disaccharide synthase, with translation MNIMLIAGEASGDLYGGYLSREIRKIREDISLFGMGGRLMEKEGVEILFPISLDIVGAMDVIFKIPKAIFLLNNLLRVAKERKPDKVVLIDFAEFNLWLLKNLVKLNIKTAWLFPPTAWIWRKNRIKIIKKAGLILSTLPLERDFYKKEGANVVFIGHPLLDIVKINGNFVDKKKPVISFLPGSRKKEIERHLPIMVKVAKALGDIELFLILAEGIEREIIEKYIKGLNISIVPHSYDIMAQSDLLITSSGTATLEGAILGIPMIVIYKMDKISFFLAKAFVKTKYVALPNIIRGEKIVPEFLQDEANPSNIVKEALLILNDEKKRKEIKLKLSHIKDAIGPSGAIKRAARAIIDL
- a CDS encoding DUF3108 domain-containing protein; translation: MRAFSLFLFISSLALCEELVYNVKILGINVGRQRIITKEEGGEIMIISDTKTNKFFSRFYKLDDHIETLVDKKTLLPIIIKEKIEEGKEKKELLTYLSQDGLEATIIEGDIRSQMKLSKETFNIPSLINLLRNKELKVGNKEIFSIITLGKIEDIEVQVESLENIYFEGEREVVFKVVAKDVAIWFLREDSIPLIIEVKLKCGLALKGYLKR
- the tpiA gene encoding triose-phosphate isomerase, with amino-acid sequence MKPPIIAGNWKMNKGVKEAEDLTSGILEMVKGIDDREVVLCPPFTALYRVSELLKAKTIKLGAQDLFYEENGAWTGEISASMLTDLGCKYVIIGHSERRQILKEDDIIINKKIKQALKYSLSPIFCVGETEKERKEGREKEIVERQIRLGLKEIDLTFRIPFVIAYEPVWAIGTGNTCKEEEAEKMHIFIRGLISKLYTNDLAEEMRILYGGSVKPDNIDAIMKMPNIDGCLVGGASLNIESFCRIVEFS
- a CDS encoding 2,3-bisphosphoglycerate-independent phosphoglycerate mutase — translated: MREEILKNLSIETEGKIIFLVMDGLGGLPINGKTELEAANKPNIDSLCKESILGLMDPIGPGVTPGSGPAHLALFGYDPLKYDIGRGLLSALGIGFPLSSSDVCARGNFCTIENGIITDRRAGRIATEKNRELCEILSKIEIEGIKIFTIPEKEHRFVVIFRGEDLCSCLLDSDPQITGVPPLNVLPKIEVATGSAEIVNQWISKAGEVLKEQYPANMVLLRGFASYLNIPSFKELYKLNSCCIATYPMYKGLASLVGMDVLDCGESLETQVNTLHSSFSSYNFFFFHIKGTDKKGEDGDYEGKVKVIEDVDKIIPEILKLNPDLFVITGDHSTPALLKSHSWHPVPLILYSKYCIPDGIKEFSERSASKGSLRRFPMQELMGLVLGYSKKLIKYGA
- the rsfS gene encoding ribosome silencing factor — protein: MYPKSIAKKVVKAAFSKKAEDIKVFNIAKKSPISDFLIILTSRSDVQTKAIIEEIYKAIKKNIKPLHIEDAKGWTLIDYGSVIVNIFEEEYRSFYQLEILWADCPLVEI
- the yqeK gene encoding bis(5'-nucleosyl)-tetraphosphatase (symmetrical) YqeK: MRDIEKELASLMTKERLFHIQEVKRIACEISSHYNVDKEKLELISYLHDIAKDIPKDEMKSLIEKYKIGLDRIEKREPGLWHGAIGACMAKERFNIEEEEILNAIKFHSTGMANMPLLSKILYIADYLETCPDGDLLDRAKRDIEGVLREVIKKKIEYVLKKGSLLHPRTVSLWNSICTQKA